GCACTTAAATCGCTCATAAAAGAAGCCTCCGTGTTGTTTGTTTTACACTACATAATATGTCGGTCGGCATAAAGTGTGCAAAAAACCGGAAGCTTTGAATGATCAGGAACGTCGGATCAGACGGCGGACCTGTCTCTGATAGTTGCGCTGTCTGGAATAAATGACAAGACGGGCAGCACCATTTTTTTTATGTTTTATATGATTATCGTATAACTTTAACAGGTAGGCTGTGTTGAAATTACGGTTCTTATTCCAGGTATAAAGCAGCCAGTTCATGGATTCCGGGTGCCAGTATTTCTCTGGGATCTCCGCATTTTTTAAAGTCTGTGTACAGTCATAGGCTTCTTTGGAAAGACGGTCTAGGACAGAACGATATTGACGTTTGCCGTATAGAGGAAGACTTTCCGTGATCAGATCATTTAACCGTTCGGCAGCTTTCCAATATGTCAGAAACGTAGGATAACAGTCTTCACCGGAAGCGTCTTTCATCTGATGCAGATCGAAGGTCTGATAGATTCGCTGGACTCCGAAAGTAACCTGGTCATATTCTTTCCGGGATTCCGGATCAGAAAGAAGTGTATAAGCTTCCAGAATCTCCTGCATCTTTTCGGTTGTATCGATACCGGACTTTTGTGTGACGTCCGGATGGTATTTTTTCGCCAGAAGGTTTTTGGCGTCTGTCAGCTCTTTTAAGGTAGCGTGACGTGAAACCCCTAATATTTCATAATAATTCATAATCCACATGCTCCTCCCCTGAAAATGTGGTATTGGAATACAGAAATAATATACGCTAAATAAAGTCAGAAATCAATAGAAATTCCCTTTTTAGAGCGGCTGGAATAGACTATTATATGCAGAATAAATGAGGAGCAGTGGAATGGAAAAAGTAAAAAGAAAGGTTCGCTATTATTGCGAAGATACTATATATAAAGGATGTAACGGAAAAGGTGTGGGAATCGCAGTGCTGGATACGGGGATCAGTCTGCATCCGGATCTGAAACACAGGATCACTGCCTGGAAGGATTTTGTGGCAGAGAAAGAAGTGCCTTATGATGACAGCTCACATGGGACACATGTGGCAGGGATTCTGTCGGGGGAAGGGATTGTCTCCCGGGGACAGAATAAAGGGATGGCTCCTGGAGCTTCTCTGTGTGTGTTGAAAATCCTGGATCAGAACGGAAGAGGAACGGTAAGTACTTTTTTGAAGGCGGTAGACTGGCTGGTGTACCAGAGAAAAAGATATGGGATCCGGATAGTGAATCTTTCGGTCGGGATGCCTGCGCGGGAGGAAAAAACAGAGCTTGCCATGATCGCAGGAGTGGAAGAACTGTGGGATCAGGGGATGGTTGTGGTCGTGTCTGCGGGAAATGAAGGACCGGAGAAAGGGACTGTTTGTGTACCCGGTT
This window of the Mediterraneibacter butyricigenes genome carries:
- a CDS encoding DnaJ domain-containing protein, whose protein sequence is MNYYEILGVSRHATLKELTDAKNLLAKKYHPDVTQKSGIDTTEKMQEILEAYTLLSDPESRKEYDQVTFGVQRIYQTFDLHQMKDASGEDCYPTFLTYWKAAERLNDLITESLPLYGKRQYRSVLDRLSKEAYDCTQTLKNAEIPEKYWHPESMNWLLYTWNKNRNFNTAYLLKLYDNHIKHKKNGAARLVIYSRQRNYQRQVRRLIRRS
- a CDS encoding S8 family peptidase, which codes for MEKVKRKVRYYCEDTIYKGCNGKGVGIAVLDTGISLHPDLKHRITAWKDFVAEKEVPYDDSSHGTHVAGILSGEGIVSRGQNKGMAPGASLCVLKILDQNGRGTVSTFLKAVDWLVYQRKRYGIRIVNLSVGMPAREEKTELAMIAGVEELWDQGMVVVVSAGNEGPEKGTVCVPGSSKKVITVGAMENGVHSGQGPTQECVVKPDLCAPGIQILSCNGFYPFQPSAYVKKSGTSMATPVVAGAAALLLQKQPEIGNVEMKLRLRECRQNLRQKDGYGALDVTNLLLSRKFT